The Geminocystis sp. NIES-3708 genomic sequence ATTACGAAGTGATAGTTCGTTTATCTCTCAAGATGGATTAATTTAATGGATAATTAGCGGTAATTTACTAAGAAATAGTTAGGATGTTTATAAATGCACACTTTATCAATTCCCACATGGATTGTTCATGTTTCCAGTGTCATAGAATGGATAGCGGCAATTTGGTTTATTTGGCGTTATGGAGAATTAACAGGAGATAGTAGCTGGTATTGGTTAGCTTATGGAATGTTACCCGCATTAATTAGTGCGATGTGTGCTTGTACGTGGCATTTATTTGATAACGCCGAATCATGGGAATGGTTGGTGACAATTCAGGCTTTAACTACTGTTATAGGTAATATTACTCTGTGTTTTGGTGCATGGAAAATTTGGCAAACCACTCAAAGTTAACCTGAGTTACCTGAGTTCGATATAAGAATAGGTAATGACTGACTTGGAAGACAGGCAGAGAGGAAGATTATATTTTTTATAAATGAATAAAATTCTCTCAAAAATGCATCGGAGTATTGGGAATCTTTCTACTTGTCCACCTGTCTTGTCTTTATCATTTTTTTCTGAAACACTATGTTAATTAGGGTTTAGTTAAGCCTAACTCCAAGTTATCTGACGAGCCCTCATGAACTGTTTTCACCCATTTTAGCTGTTTTTCACGAATAGATATTCTAGCTGTAGTTACGGGCATAACTAAAAACCAATGGGTCAGATAAATCATTCCCAATACACTTTGTATTGTTATTTTTACGTTCTCAATAAGACTCTGCTTCCCAGTCATTTTTGTTCTTTTTAAGCCGGTAAACATTCCCCAAAATCCCAATACTACAGTAAGGCTAGTTAAAGGGGCAATTAAGGGAATATGATGGCGAGTGATTACCATGACTAAATCAGGTATGGCGGCGGTGGGGAATATATACTGTACTAAAAAGAAGTAAAGTAAATCAAATTTTTTGCGCCAATTTAAACGATTACTGAGAATAAAACGCCAATAATCAAAATAACGTTGATAGCCACCTTCAGCCCAACGACTTCTTTGATGCCATAATGCGATCGCTTTTTTTACTCCTTCTTCTTCTACGGAAGGATGTTCTAAAATATCAATATCCCAATTATCTAAGTGTAAACGAATAGTTAAATCAAGATCATCAGTTATGGTTTCTTCATTCCAACCCCCACAACTGTCTAAAGCAAGACGACGCACAAATTGACCATTTCCTCTTAATTCTCCCATGCCACCACAAGCAATTCTTTGTTGCTGAAAATAGCTATCTAAAGCCATTTCGGAAGATTGCCCTTGAGTCCAAAAATTTTCATTAGCATTAGAAATCGATTTTCTTACTTGAATAGCACCAATTTTTTGATTATTAAATAACGGTACTA encodes the following:
- a CDS encoding glycosyltransferase family 2 protein, whose translation is MPDKDKFNNSEINTELDPITSLIAEFSDPEIEEEEFRNDFFQGLSGRRKKAAFTLSIIWLVTISLHLISWSFWVVLGLGIFVTIQALRLMFASPSLNKDISFEQNELNLPKISLMVSAKNEEAVVRKLVQMLLSFDYPQNLYEFWVINDNSSDNTGIILDELAQKHCQLKVLHRDNTAKGGKSGALNQAFALTTGDIVGVFDADAIASPSLLKKIVPLFNNQKIGAIQVRKSISNANENFWTQGQSSEMALDSYFQQQRIACGGMGELRGNGQFVRRLALDSCGGWNEETITDDLDLTIRLHLDNWDIDILEHPSVEEEGVKKAIALWHQRSRWAEGGYQRYFDYWRFILSNRLNWRKKFDLLYFFLVQYIFPTAAIPDLVMVITRHHIPLIAPLTSLTVVLGFWGMFTGLKRTKMTGKQSLIENVKITIQSVLGMIYLTHWFLVMPVTTARISIREKQLKWVKTVHEGSSDNLELGLTKP
- a CDS encoding DUF2499 domain-containing protein, translating into MHTLSIPTWIVHVSSVIEWIAAIWFIWRYGELTGDSSWYWLAYGMLPALISAMCACTWHLFDNAESWEWLVTIQALTTVIGNITLCFGAWKIWQTTQS